The Dunckerocampus dactyliophorus isolate RoL2022-P2 chromosome 1, RoL_Ddac_1.1, whole genome shotgun sequence genome has a segment encoding these proteins:
- the mbd6 gene encoding methyl-CpG-binding domain protein 5 isoform X1, with amino-acid sequence MMGGSDTGSGDKDGVVTTAIHIPIGWQRRADGGRVVYVSPSGTSLSSLDEVKTYLLTDGTCKCGLECPLVIHKVFNFSVGVRVEQHKQPLGRAEQDMTKLCNHRRKVVAMAALCRSMQASQLPFAHLQQPEVSSGMDSCNPKRALGERDAEDRGPYHPKFRPAPARPQTSAHPNTCTSPTSSHHFIYPYNGSSPGPHTGKNSPHSLDALRRLHHHPLPLTVPSASSSSTRPLLPAAQRSPRTPTPQGQRTPKTTENPASPRLRPLSSPPSSSPNSFVVGGRVAQSHGQHPHGVTSGGSPLSPSPILSPSVHNMNCVSPHKWSHHPSASSSPVSEQGGCSSAAAEGLIGSNLPQRRKSCSSSPNSPLLSRSPNPNPNLSKFKLEDILEQFKNSGNNSTNNHHLSLNPNLLTNQSSNSPHAPSLKPSKSTASPSTGPLGFGLNSAGLPVGPFVNHHSHQGKLLPPTTSFPASSLLSAAAKAQLTSQVTLSQGQTSLPSSLEFLTEAQQKQSTHVTNGTLQNSHLPSSTAATRPHYPSLAAASSVLFPSSHSLAQSLASTLPHLPPKVERNASHRKRQRRSPTVLSMIRDTQKLASRPPRKTPPGDCVPATAMNLSSSAFPHSSSTSDSVASEHHHPTSKLPTPRQTSHLSPPPPQGQAVEVTTGLVPTNLALAPPTQPLSAFLHLLSVQNAHASASNPVEGGEHTKMQRLSPSSLTPHFSLNNPQPPSPCRTNNTNTTLLAQKALSPPRTSTHFRSVHSHSESVKSSSLQRHSPTSSVLSPSNLALHNSSPSRRMTPLDRHQPTENHIPTLDSRVLSQEAMATEMMINNGTSTADLSPSQGSGISVVPPTSPKPLDLSNHVLALLAASSTVRQEDSSSSDHITDVVMSSQENHLAGSEETGFVDSKTLPSAKPLASTSPEAVVSSQLGEDNPQTPSALSDPTAALPLAEAFPFMNQDQLLQLLSSTGGLPSILDPAVLSSLHLEGLWLGGQNAQIPPSAAAVQTLSEQQPLLLQAETQQHSQDQQQQKQQQQQMNGNPLFPLLPLLSGVQGDLPLNLLGLLNPIPSPVSTTGQEADLGLTEKPSLQGLLMASLLLGQQQAPLLPLSGLSQLGQVSLEVPLQNPPQIPATLEGLTLDKTSGLLDPTALHGAGLLEVTQGLPLPPGSEGSIQALQSLLLPAALPPHPTTFLPLSPALLAAALNAADLPHTHLGPAQQTQNTQPQELSDAGVDTLIPLSLQGKDNPILQQLLPTLLNPAVLGDISSITGLHNMVGIGAGSILLPPVQTSSLGMPLLQSPDGTINLLNNIQLNLAPSSEEEKSDPLQVAHSPTPHEDIPATKISPEEVASPARTPTQEPSQPSRRGSDSRAIIDPYTSFMDTIYNSFLQINAKEQEEGVHSGPSDPTSPFCALPPVSFPMEHHTLSNPAPTQHQASAPVSLSPRRACSLRNPDLSRLSLEAAAHSPAQGTPKPTDDGSISPLQRKPVMVEGHTHPEPPLPSIYLEEAKTDCTGPAAAVCPYAEAGVERQVGYRSPRDGCSGRPAEDCPGLLHSEQGREQSGAVSGARRGRKRKQTLQNVLEDFRDVDATTALEETKATTALLKPDTSVRGRRRRGARSQRQ; translated from the exons agGTGAGCAGTGGAATGGACAGTTGCAATCCAAAGAGGGCTCTTGGTGAGCGTGACGCAGAGGACCGAGGCCCTTACCATCCCAAATTCCGTCCAGCTCCTGCTCGACCGCAGACTAGCGCCCACCCGAACACCTGCACCAGCCCCACTTCCTCCCACCATTTTATTTATCCATACAATGGTTCCTCACCAGGTCCCCACACAGGCAAAAACTCCCCCCATTCCCTGGATGCTTTGCGAAGGCTTCACCATCATCCTCTCCCTCTAACCGTGCCGTCCGCCTCTTCCTCTTCAACCCGCCCCTTACTCCCCGCTGCCCAAAGGTCACCCCGCACTCCCACCCCTCAAGGTCAAAGAACGCCCAAAACCACCGAGAACCCTGCTTCCCCGCGGCTAAGGCCCCTATCTTCACCTCCTTCATCCTCCCCTAATAGCTTTGTAGTAGGAGGAAGAGTAGCACAGAGTCATGGTCAGCATCCACATGGGGTCACAAGCGGAGGCTCTCCTCTCTCCCCATCGCCCATACTCTCTCCCTCGGTCCATAACATGAATTGTGTGTCCCCACATAAGTGGTCCCACCACCCTTCAGCCTCTTCCTCCCCTGTCTCTGAGCAGGGTGGATGTTCTAGTGCAGCAGCAGAAGGACTGATTGGAAGTAATTTACCACAAAGGAGGAAGTCCTGCTCCTCCTCTCCTAACTCCCCTCTCCTGTCCCGGTCCCCAAATCCCAACCCCAACCTCTCCAAGTTCAAGCTGGAGGACATCTTGGAACAGTTTAAGAACTCTGGCAACAATAGCACTAATAACCACCACCTCTCTCTAAACCCCAACCTACTGACCAACCAAAGCAGTAACAGCCCTCATGCCCCCTCTCTGAAGCCCTCAAAGAGTACAGCAAGTCCTAGCACAGGACCACTAGGTTTTGGCTTGAACTCGGCAGGGCTGCCTGTGGGGCCATTTGTGAACCACCATAGCCATCAGGGCAAGCTGCTGCCGCCGACAACTTCCTTTCCTGCAAGTAGTCTTCTTTCTGCAGCTGCGAAGGCTCAGCTCACCAGCCAGGTGACCCTGAGCCAAGGTCAAACGAGCTTACCCTCATCCCTGGAATTCTTGACAGAAGCGCAGCAAAAACAGTCCACACATGTAACAAACGGCACTTTACAGAACAGCCATCTTCCCTCCTCGACTGCTGCCACGAGGCCTCACTATCCTTCCCTAGCAGCAGCCTCTTCAGTCCTCTTCCCTTCGTCTCACTCCCTGGCTCAGTCCCTGGCTTCTACCTTGCCCCACCTGCCTCCCAAAGTAGAGCGTAATGCATCGCACAGGAAGAGGCAGCGGCGATCTCCTACTGTACTCAGCATGATCAGAGACACCCAGAAGCTGGCCAGTAGGCCACCACGGAAGACCCCGCCAGGCGACTGCGTCCCGGCTACTGCTATGAACCTGTCATCTTCGGCTTTCCCACACTCTTCCTCTACCTCAGATAGTGTCGCATCCGAGCACCATCATCCAACATCCAAGCTGCCGACTCCCAGACAGACGTCGCATCTTTCCCCACCTCCTCCACAAGGACAGGCTGTGGAAGTCACTACAGGCCTGGTGCCTACCAACCTTGCTTTGGCTCCTCCAACTCAGCCCCTTTCTGCTTTCTTACACCTGCTTAGTGTACAGAACGCTCACGCCTCTGCTTCTAATCCTGTCGAGGGGGGTGAACACACTAAGATGCAGAGACTCTCACCCTCTTCTCTTACCCCTCATTTCAGTCTCAACAACCCGCAGCCTCCGTCGCCATGCAGAACCAACAACACTAACACAACACTATTGGCTCAAAAGGCGCTTTCTCCTCCTCGCACCTCCACTCATTTCAGATCAGTGCATTCACATTCTGAGTCTGTGAAATCTAGTTCTCTACAAAGACATTCTCCTACGTCCTCTGTACTGTCGCCGTCAAATTTAGCTTTACATAACAGCAGCCCATCTAGGCGTATGACCCCATTAGACAGGCATCAACCAACTGAGAATCACATTCCCACActtgactcacgggtgctttcGCAGGAAGCAATGGCAACTGAGATGATGATCAATAACGGCACGTCCACAGCAGACCTGAGTCCCTCGCAAGGCAGCGGCATTTCTGTGGTGCCGCCCACCTCGCCAAAGCCTCTTGATCTTAGCAACCATGTTCTGGCCCTTCTTGCAGCATCCTCCACTGTGCGCCAGGAGGACAGCAGCTCTTCTGACCATATTACAGATGTAGTGATGTCTTCACAAGAAAATCACCTTGCAG GTTCGGAGGAGACTGGATTTGTGGACTCCAAGACCCTCCCATCAGCAAAACCTTTGGCCTCCACCAGCCCAGAGGCTGTTGTCTCCTCTCAGCTCGGGGAAGACAATCCTCAAACCCCTTCGGCTCTGAGCGACCCAACTGCCGCTTTACCTCTGGCAGAGGCCTTCCCCTTCATGAACCAAGATCAACTGCTCCAGCTGCTGTCTTCCACAGGAGGCCTGCCTTCCATCCTGGATCCTGCAGTCCTGTCTTCGTTACACCTTGAAGGGTTGTGGTTGGGTGGACAAAATGCACAGATACCTCCTTCTGCTGCTGCAGTGCAGACTCTCTCAGAGCAGCAGCCATTATTGTTACAAGCAGAGACACAGCAGCACAGCCAggatcagcagcagcagaagcagcagcagcagcagatgaaCGGCAATCCTCTCTTTCCTTTGTTGCCCTTGTTAAGTGGCGTGCAAGGGGACTTACCTCTGAATCTATTGGGCCTTCTGAACCCAATCCCATCTCCAGTCTCAACCACAGGACAGGAAGCTGATTTGGGTCTAACAGAGAAACCAAGCCTTCAGGGTCTGCTCATGGCCTCCTTGCTGCTCGGGCAACAGCAGGCGCCTTTGTTACCTCTCTCTGGACTCAGTCAGCTGGGTCAGGTCAGCTTGGAAGTTCCTCTCCAGAACCCGCCGCAGATTCCTGCCACTTTGGAGGGTCTCACGCTAGACAAGACCTCTGGTCTTTTGGATCCAACAGCTCTGCATGGAGCGGGGCTTTTGGAGGTCACCCAGGGCCTTCCCCTCCCTCCTGGATCAGAGGGATCTATTCAAGCGCTGCAGTCTCTGCTCCTTCCTGCTGCTCTTCCTCCTCACCCAACTACCTTCCTGCCTCTTAGCCCCGCCCTCCTTGCAGCTGCTCTGAATGCAGCTGACCTACCCCATACCCATTTAGGTCCTGCACAGCAAACCCAAAATACCCAACCTCAG GAACTGTCTGATGCTGGTGTGGATACCCTCATCCCCCTTTCTCTCCAGGGCAAGGACAACCCCATCCTACAGCAATTACTTCCCACTTTGCTCAACCCTGCTGTATTAG GAGACATTTCCTCCATCACAGGGCTCCATAACATGGTGGGCATCGGGGCCGGTTCCATCCTGCTGCCCCCGGTCCAGACCTCATCTTTGGGCATGCCACTTCTTCAAAGCCCTGATGGAACCATCAACTTGCTCAACAACATACAA CTGAACCTTGCACCCTCCTCTGAAGAAGAGAAGTCCGACCCGTTGCAGGTAGCACACAGCCCCACCCCACATGAAGACATTCCAGCCACGAAGATCTCTCCTGAAGAGGTTGCCAGTCCTGCTCGGACGCCAACCCAAGAACCTAGCCAACCCTCACGGCGAGGATCCGACAGTAGGGCCATTATCGACCCCTACACCTCTTTTATGGACACAATTTACAATTCCTTCTTACAAATTAATGcgaaagagcaggaagaaggggTCCACTCTGGGCCATCTGACCCGACGTCACCTTTCTGTGCCTTACCGCCCGTCTCCTTCCCCATGGAGCACCACACACTCTCCAACCCAGCACCCACTCAGCACCAGGCAAGTGCCCCTGTGTCCCTCAGCCCTCGGCGGGCCTGCTCCCTGCGAAACCCTGACTTGTCCCGGCTCAGTTTAGAAGCAGCGGCCCACTCTCCAGCCCAGGGTACGCCCAAACCCACCGACGATGGGTCCATATCACCTTTGCAAAGAAAACCAGTCATGGTGGAGGGACATACACACCCGGAGCCACCTTTGCCATCCATATACCTGGAGGAGGCAAAGACGGACTGCACCGGGCCTGCTGCTGCAGTGTGCCCCTATGCTGAGGCAGGCGTGGAGAGGCAGGTGGGTTATCGGAGTCCCAGGGATGGTTGCAGTGGGAGGCCTGCCGAGGACTGTCCTGGTTTGCTGCACAGTGAGCAGGGAAGG GAACAATCAGGAGCAGTGTCTGGAGCCCGACGAGGGAGAAAAAGGAAACAAAC GCTACAGAATGTGTTGGAAGACTTCAGAGACGTGGATGCTACCACAGCACTAGAGGAGACAAAGGCAACG ACGGCCCTGTTGAAGCCCGACACGTCAGTCCGTGGCAGGCGGAGGCGAGGGGCAAGGTCTCAGAGGCAGTGA
- the mbd6 gene encoding methyl-CpG-binding domain protein 5 isoform X2: protein MMGGSDTGSGDKDGVVTTAIHIPIGWQRRADGGRVVYVSPSGTSLSSLDEVKTYLLTDGTCKCGLECPLVIHKVFNFSVGVRVEQHKQPLGRAEQDMTKLCNHRRKVVAMAALCRSMQASQLPFAHLQQPEVSSGMDSCNPKRALGERDAEDRGPYHPKFRPAPARPQTSAHPNTCTSPTSSHHFIYPYNGSSPGPHTGKNSPHSLDALRRLHHHPLPLTVPSASSSSTRPLLPAAQRSPRTPTPQGQRTPKTTENPASPRLRPLSSPPSSSPNSFVVGGRVAQSHGQHPHGVTSGGSPLSPSPILSPSVHNMNCVSPHKWSHHPSASSSPVSEQGGCSSAAAEGLIGSNLPQRRKSCSSSPNSPLLSRSPNPNPNLSKFKLEDILEQFKNSGNNSTNNHHLSLNPNLLTNQSSNSPHAPSLKPSKSTASPSTGPLGFGLNSAGLPVGPFVNHHSHQGKLLPPTTSFPASSLLSAAAKAQLTSQVTLSQGQTSLPSSLEFLTEAQQKQSTHVTNGTLQNSHLPSSTAATRPHYPSLAAASSVLFPSSHSLAQSLASTLPHLPPKVERNASHRKRQRRSPTVLSMIRDTQKLASRPPRKTPPGDCVPATAMNLSSSAFPHSSSTSDSVASEHHHPTSKLPTPRQTSHLSPPPPQGQAVEVTTGLVPTNLALAPPTQPLSAFLHLLSVQNAHASASNPVEGGEHTKMQRLSPSSLTPHFSLNNPQPPSPCRTNNTNTTLLAQKALSPPRTSTHFRSVHSHSESVKSSSLQRHSPTSSVLSPSNLALHNSSPSRRMTPLDRHQPTENHIPTLDSRVLSQEAMATEMMINNGTSTADLSPSQGSGISVVPPTSPKPLDLSNHVLALLAASSTVRQEDSSSSDHITDVVMSSQENHLAGSEETGFVDSKTLPSAKPLASTSPEAVVSSQLGEDNPQTPSALSDPTAALPLAEAFPFMNQDQLLQLLSSTGGLPSILDPAVLSSLHLEGLWLGGQNAQIPPSAAAVQTLSEQQPLLLQAETQQHSQDQQQQKQQQQQMNGNPLFPLLPLLSGVQGDLPLNLLGLLNPIPSPVSTTGQEADLGLTEKPSLQGLLMASLLLGQQQAPLLPLSGLSQLGQVSLEVPLQNPPQIPATLEGLTLDKTSGLLDPTALHGAGLLEVTQGLPLPPGSEGSIQALQSLLLPAALPPHPTTFLPLSPALLAAALNAADLPHTHLGPAQQTQNTQPQGKDNPILQQLLPTLLNPAVLGDISSITGLHNMVGIGAGSILLPPVQTSSLGMPLLQSPDGTINLLNNIQLNLAPSSEEEKSDPLQVAHSPTPHEDIPATKISPEEVASPARTPTQEPSQPSRRGSDSRAIIDPYTSFMDTIYNSFLQINAKEQEEGVHSGPSDPTSPFCALPPVSFPMEHHTLSNPAPTQHQASAPVSLSPRRACSLRNPDLSRLSLEAAAHSPAQGTPKPTDDGSISPLQRKPVMVEGHTHPEPPLPSIYLEEAKTDCTGPAAAVCPYAEAGVERQVGYRSPRDGCSGRPAEDCPGLLHSEQGREQSGAVSGARRGRKRKQTLQNVLEDFRDVDATTALEETKATTALLKPDTSVRGRRRRGARSQRQ from the exons agGTGAGCAGTGGAATGGACAGTTGCAATCCAAAGAGGGCTCTTGGTGAGCGTGACGCAGAGGACCGAGGCCCTTACCATCCCAAATTCCGTCCAGCTCCTGCTCGACCGCAGACTAGCGCCCACCCGAACACCTGCACCAGCCCCACTTCCTCCCACCATTTTATTTATCCATACAATGGTTCCTCACCAGGTCCCCACACAGGCAAAAACTCCCCCCATTCCCTGGATGCTTTGCGAAGGCTTCACCATCATCCTCTCCCTCTAACCGTGCCGTCCGCCTCTTCCTCTTCAACCCGCCCCTTACTCCCCGCTGCCCAAAGGTCACCCCGCACTCCCACCCCTCAAGGTCAAAGAACGCCCAAAACCACCGAGAACCCTGCTTCCCCGCGGCTAAGGCCCCTATCTTCACCTCCTTCATCCTCCCCTAATAGCTTTGTAGTAGGAGGAAGAGTAGCACAGAGTCATGGTCAGCATCCACATGGGGTCACAAGCGGAGGCTCTCCTCTCTCCCCATCGCCCATACTCTCTCCCTCGGTCCATAACATGAATTGTGTGTCCCCACATAAGTGGTCCCACCACCCTTCAGCCTCTTCCTCCCCTGTCTCTGAGCAGGGTGGATGTTCTAGTGCAGCAGCAGAAGGACTGATTGGAAGTAATTTACCACAAAGGAGGAAGTCCTGCTCCTCCTCTCCTAACTCCCCTCTCCTGTCCCGGTCCCCAAATCCCAACCCCAACCTCTCCAAGTTCAAGCTGGAGGACATCTTGGAACAGTTTAAGAACTCTGGCAACAATAGCACTAATAACCACCACCTCTCTCTAAACCCCAACCTACTGACCAACCAAAGCAGTAACAGCCCTCATGCCCCCTCTCTGAAGCCCTCAAAGAGTACAGCAAGTCCTAGCACAGGACCACTAGGTTTTGGCTTGAACTCGGCAGGGCTGCCTGTGGGGCCATTTGTGAACCACCATAGCCATCAGGGCAAGCTGCTGCCGCCGACAACTTCCTTTCCTGCAAGTAGTCTTCTTTCTGCAGCTGCGAAGGCTCAGCTCACCAGCCAGGTGACCCTGAGCCAAGGTCAAACGAGCTTACCCTCATCCCTGGAATTCTTGACAGAAGCGCAGCAAAAACAGTCCACACATGTAACAAACGGCACTTTACAGAACAGCCATCTTCCCTCCTCGACTGCTGCCACGAGGCCTCACTATCCTTCCCTAGCAGCAGCCTCTTCAGTCCTCTTCCCTTCGTCTCACTCCCTGGCTCAGTCCCTGGCTTCTACCTTGCCCCACCTGCCTCCCAAAGTAGAGCGTAATGCATCGCACAGGAAGAGGCAGCGGCGATCTCCTACTGTACTCAGCATGATCAGAGACACCCAGAAGCTGGCCAGTAGGCCACCACGGAAGACCCCGCCAGGCGACTGCGTCCCGGCTACTGCTATGAACCTGTCATCTTCGGCTTTCCCACACTCTTCCTCTACCTCAGATAGTGTCGCATCCGAGCACCATCATCCAACATCCAAGCTGCCGACTCCCAGACAGACGTCGCATCTTTCCCCACCTCCTCCACAAGGACAGGCTGTGGAAGTCACTACAGGCCTGGTGCCTACCAACCTTGCTTTGGCTCCTCCAACTCAGCCCCTTTCTGCTTTCTTACACCTGCTTAGTGTACAGAACGCTCACGCCTCTGCTTCTAATCCTGTCGAGGGGGGTGAACACACTAAGATGCAGAGACTCTCACCCTCTTCTCTTACCCCTCATTTCAGTCTCAACAACCCGCAGCCTCCGTCGCCATGCAGAACCAACAACACTAACACAACACTATTGGCTCAAAAGGCGCTTTCTCCTCCTCGCACCTCCACTCATTTCAGATCAGTGCATTCACATTCTGAGTCTGTGAAATCTAGTTCTCTACAAAGACATTCTCCTACGTCCTCTGTACTGTCGCCGTCAAATTTAGCTTTACATAACAGCAGCCCATCTAGGCGTATGACCCCATTAGACAGGCATCAACCAACTGAGAATCACATTCCCACActtgactcacgggtgctttcGCAGGAAGCAATGGCAACTGAGATGATGATCAATAACGGCACGTCCACAGCAGACCTGAGTCCCTCGCAAGGCAGCGGCATTTCTGTGGTGCCGCCCACCTCGCCAAAGCCTCTTGATCTTAGCAACCATGTTCTGGCCCTTCTTGCAGCATCCTCCACTGTGCGCCAGGAGGACAGCAGCTCTTCTGACCATATTACAGATGTAGTGATGTCTTCACAAGAAAATCACCTTGCAG GTTCGGAGGAGACTGGATTTGTGGACTCCAAGACCCTCCCATCAGCAAAACCTTTGGCCTCCACCAGCCCAGAGGCTGTTGTCTCCTCTCAGCTCGGGGAAGACAATCCTCAAACCCCTTCGGCTCTGAGCGACCCAACTGCCGCTTTACCTCTGGCAGAGGCCTTCCCCTTCATGAACCAAGATCAACTGCTCCAGCTGCTGTCTTCCACAGGAGGCCTGCCTTCCATCCTGGATCCTGCAGTCCTGTCTTCGTTACACCTTGAAGGGTTGTGGTTGGGTGGACAAAATGCACAGATACCTCCTTCTGCTGCTGCAGTGCAGACTCTCTCAGAGCAGCAGCCATTATTGTTACAAGCAGAGACACAGCAGCACAGCCAggatcagcagcagcagaagcagcagcagcagcagatgaaCGGCAATCCTCTCTTTCCTTTGTTGCCCTTGTTAAGTGGCGTGCAAGGGGACTTACCTCTGAATCTATTGGGCCTTCTGAACCCAATCCCATCTCCAGTCTCAACCACAGGACAGGAAGCTGATTTGGGTCTAACAGAGAAACCAAGCCTTCAGGGTCTGCTCATGGCCTCCTTGCTGCTCGGGCAACAGCAGGCGCCTTTGTTACCTCTCTCTGGACTCAGTCAGCTGGGTCAGGTCAGCTTGGAAGTTCCTCTCCAGAACCCGCCGCAGATTCCTGCCACTTTGGAGGGTCTCACGCTAGACAAGACCTCTGGTCTTTTGGATCCAACAGCTCTGCATGGAGCGGGGCTTTTGGAGGTCACCCAGGGCCTTCCCCTCCCTCCTGGATCAGAGGGATCTATTCAAGCGCTGCAGTCTCTGCTCCTTCCTGCTGCTCTTCCTCCTCACCCAACTACCTTCCTGCCTCTTAGCCCCGCCCTCCTTGCAGCTGCTCTGAATGCAGCTGACCTACCCCATACCCATTTAGGTCCTGCACAGCAAACCCAAAATACCCAACCTCAG GGCAAGGACAACCCCATCCTACAGCAATTACTTCCCACTTTGCTCAACCCTGCTGTATTAG GAGACATTTCCTCCATCACAGGGCTCCATAACATGGTGGGCATCGGGGCCGGTTCCATCCTGCTGCCCCCGGTCCAGACCTCATCTTTGGGCATGCCACTTCTTCAAAGCCCTGATGGAACCATCAACTTGCTCAACAACATACAA CTGAACCTTGCACCCTCCTCTGAAGAAGAGAAGTCCGACCCGTTGCAGGTAGCACACAGCCCCACCCCACATGAAGACATTCCAGCCACGAAGATCTCTCCTGAAGAGGTTGCCAGTCCTGCTCGGACGCCAACCCAAGAACCTAGCCAACCCTCACGGCGAGGATCCGACAGTAGGGCCATTATCGACCCCTACACCTCTTTTATGGACACAATTTACAATTCCTTCTTACAAATTAATGcgaaagagcaggaagaaggggTCCACTCTGGGCCATCTGACCCGACGTCACCTTTCTGTGCCTTACCGCCCGTCTCCTTCCCCATGGAGCACCACACACTCTCCAACCCAGCACCCACTCAGCACCAGGCAAGTGCCCCTGTGTCCCTCAGCCCTCGGCGGGCCTGCTCCCTGCGAAACCCTGACTTGTCCCGGCTCAGTTTAGAAGCAGCGGCCCACTCTCCAGCCCAGGGTACGCCCAAACCCACCGACGATGGGTCCATATCACCTTTGCAAAGAAAACCAGTCATGGTGGAGGGACATACACACCCGGAGCCACCTTTGCCATCCATATACCTGGAGGAGGCAAAGACGGACTGCACCGGGCCTGCTGCTGCAGTGTGCCCCTATGCTGAGGCAGGCGTGGAGAGGCAGGTGGGTTATCGGAGTCCCAGGGATGGTTGCAGTGGGAGGCCTGCCGAGGACTGTCCTGGTTTGCTGCACAGTGAGCAGGGAAGG GAACAATCAGGAGCAGTGTCTGGAGCCCGACGAGGGAGAAAAAGGAAACAAAC GCTACAGAATGTGTTGGAAGACTTCAGAGACGTGGATGCTACCACAGCACTAGAGGAGACAAAGGCAACG ACGGCCCTGTTGAAGCCCGACACGTCAGTCCGTGGCAGGCGGAGGCGAGGGGCAAGGTCTCAGAGGCAGTGA